AACGCCGACATCGTCAGGGACCGGCTGCTCACGCAGCTCACACCGCACAAGCTCTTCCGCAGGGCCTTCCTCGACGCCGAGGCGCTGAACTTCCCCGATCCCGGCGGGTGCCTGGCCGAGCAGACCTTCGTGCTCCGCGCCTACCTGCGGGCCGGGAACATCGTCGTGATGGCCGACGAGGTCTGCTGCCACGTCACCGAGCGGCCCGACCCGCCGGAGGACCCCTACGTCTGGGCCGCGGAGCTGCGCGAGCTGCTCGACATCATCGACGACGAGGTCCCCGAGGGCCGCCGGCGCGACCGGATGTACGCCCAGTGGTTCCGCACCGCGGTGCTGCGACGGCTCGGCGGGAGCAGGTTCGCCACCTCCTCCACGGACCGGGCGGCCACCTTCACGACCCTGCGCGAGCTGGTCGTCCAGCGCTTCCCCCCGCGCCTCGACCTCCTGCTGCCCGTCCCGCTGCGGGCCCGCGCCGCGCTGCTCCGCGCGGGCAGGCTCGACCAGCTCGTCGTACTGGCCGGAGCCATGCGCGGCGTCCGCCTCCAGGCCGACCTCGACGACCTCAGCTGGGACGACGGCGCGCTCATCCTGGGGCTCACCGCGGAGATCATGCAGGCCGACGGCACCCCGATGCGCTTCGTCCCCTACGGGGACGACGGCCTGCTCTGGGATCCCCCGGTACTCCTCGACGGGTTCCGCCTGCCGCCCGAGATGGCCGACGTCAGCCAGGCCGCCGCCAGGGCGCGGTTCGAGGTCTACGTCAGGCACGAGGAGACCGGGGCCATCCACTTCCTGCCCTCGAAGTGCTCGACGGTCCGCTGCCGTCACCGCAACGGGGTCAGGCTCCAGGTCACGGGCACGGCCCGGCTGGACGTCGACTCGGCGGCCATGGACGGACCGCTGCCGCCCGGACTGTGGGAGATACACGTGCGCATGTACGGAGGGGCGCAGCAGGCACGTACCCGGGTGACCGGGTCGCCGCTGAACTGCACCGGGATGGTCGCCGACTGCTCCAGGCGGCTCACCGTCCCCTGGTGGTCCGACAGGGGCGAGCTGGGGATCTGCGTGGAACCGCGCTCGTTCCCCGAGTCGATCGTCCTGGTCTCACCGGGTACGACGGTCATCAGGCAGCGCAAGCACGTCTTCGTCGTCGTGCCGGTGCCGTACGTGCCGCCGAGCGGGGGGCCGCCCGCGGAGCTGGTGTTCCGCCAGACCACGGGCAGGGAACGCGAGGTCGCCGCCCCCGCGCTGGTCGAGCCCGGTGTCCCCGGGGAACTGGCCGGGCGGCTGATCGCCAAGATCCCGACCCGGCTGGTGTACCGGGAGGGGTTCCTCGCGCCGGGCGTCTGGGCGCCGTTCCTGCGGGTGGAGGGCAAGGAGACCGGGCTGCGCTTCAAGGTGGAGATGAACCGCGGTGGCCGGGTGGAGATCCACAGGGCCGCCGCCGTCCAGCCCCCCGAGCCCTGGTACCCGCTGCTGAAGCGAATCGCGCTGCGGATACCGCTGGTCAGGAACGCGGTCCGGGTGACCAGGACCGTCCAGCGGCGCTACATGCTCAACTGACAGCCACCCGGCCTCGACCGGACACCCCGCCCGGCGTCAACCGACATCCGCCCGGCGCCGCACGGCCCTTCGGGGCGGTGTGGCGCCGGGCGGCGGTCGTCACACGCCCAGCCGGCACTCGTTGGGCAGGTCGCCGGTCGAGGGCCTGGGCAGGGTCGCGCTCGGCGGCGGGCTCTGCCTGCGCTCCACCCAGCCCTCCAGGGTCTCGAACGCGCTGCGGAAGCACGGCAGCAACGGGCGAAGTTTGTCGGGGTAGGAGGCGTAGAGGCTGTCCACGTGGGTGCCGTCGGTGATCCGGTAGTAGCGGAACGGCCGGTGCTCGCCGACCATGTCCGCGTAGACGTCGCCGGAGCGGGAGATCGGCAGCAGCGTGTCCAGGGTGCCGTGGATCGTGATCAGCGGCTTGCCGATCCGGCCGGTGAGCCCGATCTTCTTCACCGCCGCGTACGGCTCGCGCGCGTCGTAGTCGTAGTCGGCGTCGCAGGCCGGGGTGCCCGAGGAGCAGAAGGGGGTGCCCGCCTCGGTGTCGCCGTCGAAGGAGGGGTCGAGTTCCTCACGGTAGAGGCGCTGGGTCAGGTCCCAGTAGTACTGGTAGTGGAACGGCCACAGGAACTCCGAGCCGCGGGCGAATCCCGCGTCGTACATCGCCTGGGTGTCACCCGCCGGGTAGGCCCGCAGCGCCGGGGGCAGGTAGTTGACCAGGTTGTCGCCCTTGACCCGCCAGAGCGTGCCCTCCCAGTCGATCCCGCCGTCGTAGAGCCAGGCCCGGTTCTCCAGCTGCCAGCGGACCAGGTACCCGCCGTTGGAGATGCCCGCGGCGTAGGTCCGCTTGGGAAGCCTGCCGTAGCGCTGGGCGACGACGGCCTTGGCCGCGATCGCGACCTGCGTGACCCGGTCGTTCCACTCGGCGACCGCGTCACCGGGCTTGCGGCCGTCCTTGTAGAAGGTGACGCCGACGTTGCCCTTGTCCGTCACCGCGTAGGCGTAGCCCTTGGCCAGCGCCCAGTCGGAGATGGTGAAGTCGTTGGCGTACTGCTCCCGGTTGCCCGGGGTGCCGGTGACGACCAGCCCGCCGTTCCAGTTGTCGGGCAGCCGCAGGACGAACTGCGAGTCGTGGTTCCAGCCGTGCGTCGTGTTGGAGGTCGAGGTGTCGGGGAAGTAGCCGTCGACCTGGATGCCTGGCACGTCCTTCGGGTTGACCGCCCCCGCGGGGTGCAGGCCCGCCCAGTCGGCCGGGTCGGTGTGCCCGGAGACGGTCGTGCCCGCCGTCGTGAGGTCGTCCAGACAGGCTTTCACCTGGCGCTCGGCCCCCGGCACCGCCACCCGGTCCAGCCGGGCGCAGTGCGCCGGCGCGGTCCCCGCGCTCGCCGCGGGCGCCCCGGCCAGGACCACCAGGGCGGCGAGACCGACGGCGGCGAACCCCGCGGCCGAACCGCGACGCGAAGCGTCGCCATCAATACTGCGCATCTTCAGCTCCGCTTCAGGTGGTCGGAGAGGGCGGTGCGGAACTCGGCGGGCCGCTCGATGTGCGGGCTGTGCCCGCAGTCCAGGACGACCTCGGTGTACGGGCCGTACCGCTCCAGGACGGCGCGGGTCTGGGTGACCATCGGCTGCGCCGGGGTGCCCGGCGAGCCGGGGACGACCCCCAAAGCGCCCAGGTGGGCCAGGTCGAACAGCGAGGTGTCGGAGACGATCACGTCGGCCTCGCCCCTGATCCACAGGACCGGCGGCTTCGGGTCGATCGCGTGCAGGTCGTCGAGCCGGAAGTGCGTCGGGGCGAACGAGTTGAGCACGCCCCGCGTACCGGGACGGACCCCCGGCCACTCCTCCGACGTCGCCGCGTCACCCGGGTAGTGGTCCTCGCCGACTCTCGTGGACAGCATCGACGCGACCAGGGCGTCCTCGTCCTCGATCACCGTGCCGGGCTTCACGTACGTGGTCCGCATCACGTTTCTCGGCGAGAGCGGGGAGTCGTCGGAGGTGTCCCCGGCCGCGAGCAGCTTCACGAAGTCGGGGTTGGCGCCCCCCGCCCCGCCGCCCGTGCCGTCGGGGTGGTTCAGCACGCCGTCGGCGCCGTGCGTGCCGCCGAAGCCGTACGGGGAGATCGGGTTGACCAGGGTCACGCTCCGCACGGCGGACGGCCGGTCGCGCAGCGCCTGCAGCACGACCCCGCCGCCCATGCTCCAGCCGACCAGGTGCACGCCGTCCAGCCCGAGGGCGTCGAGGAGGGCGAGCACGTCGTCGGAGTAGTCCCGCAGGCCGCGGGTGGCGTCGACCGGGGCGGGCTCGGTGTCGCCGAAACCCCGCAGGTCCACGGCGAGCGGCCGGTGGCCCGCCTCCGCCAGGGCGAGCAGCGTGTCCCGCCAGAAGGCGGAGCTCGACACGTTCCCGTGGACGAACAGCACCGCCTCGCCGCTCTCCGTGTCGTTCCCCGCGACCGACAGGACGTTCTGGGTGATCCGGCCGGTGGGCACCGGCCGGTTCTCGATGCGCATCAGATGTTTCTCCGTACCGTTCAGCGGGTGGTCGGGGCCTCGTCGCGGGTGCCGATGGTGACGAGGTCGCGTCCCCTGGTCTCGCGCGAGAGATACACGGTGATCAGGGTGAGCACGGCGGCTCCGGCCACGTACAGCATGATCGGGAACGACGACTTGTAGGTGTCCAGCAGGGCGACCGCGATCAGCGGGGCCAGGGCGCCCGCCACGATCGAGGCGAGCTGCGAGCCGATCGAGACACCCGAGTACCGCATCCTCGTGGCGAACAGCTCGGAGAAGAACGCGGCCTGCGGGCCGTACATCGCGCCGTGCAGGATCAGCCCGACGGTCACCGCCAGGGTGACGGCGGCGAAGTTCTTGGTGTCGATCAGCGGGAAGAACGCGAAGGACCACAGGCCCACCCCGGCGGCGCCGAGCAGGTAGACGGGGCGGCGGCCGAGCCGGTCGGAGAGCGCCCCCCACATCGGGATCGAGACGAAGTGGATGGCCGACCCGATCAGCACCGCGTTGAGCACGACGGGCTTCGCCAGCCCCGCCTGCGCCGTCGCGTAGACCAGCACGAACGCGGTGATCACGTAGTAGGAGACGTTCTCCGCGAAGCGGGCGCCGATCGCGATG
This region of Streptosporangium sp. NBC_01495 genomic DNA includes:
- a CDS encoding glycosyltransferase family 2 protein: MDVKVSVVVPVHNPGDGADACIRSVLEQSMASEDYEVIFADDGSDDGIQQRLDTLSAVRSNVRVLHLERTGSPMRGRNVALMVARGEYVYLLDQADRLERDALERMYLRAVETKADVLLGRLAGDQRPPAAVFDADRENADIVRDRLLTQLTPHKLFRRAFLDAEALNFPDPGGCLAEQTFVLRAYLRAGNIVVMADEVCCHVTERPDPPEDPYVWAAELRELLDIIDDEVPEGRRRDRMYAQWFRTAVLRRLGGSRFATSSTDRAATFTTLRELVVQRFPPRLDLLLPVPLRARAALLRAGRLDQLVVLAGAMRGVRLQADLDDLSWDDGALILGLTAEIMQADGTPMRFVPYGDDGLLWDPPVLLDGFRLPPEMADVSQAAARARFEVYVRHEETGAIHFLPSKCSTVRCRHRNGVRLQVTGTARLDVDSAAMDGPLPPGLWEIHVRMYGGAQQARTRVTGSPLNCTGMVADCSRRLTVPWWSDRGELGICVEPRSFPESIVLVSPGTTVIRQRKHVFVVVPVPYVPPSGGPPAELVFRQTTGREREVAAPALVEPGVPGELAGRLIAKIPTRLVYREGFLAPGVWAPFLRVEGKETGLRFKVEMNRGGRVEIHRAAAVQPPEPWYPLLKRIALRIPLVRNAVRVTRTVQRRYMLN
- a CDS encoding tannase/feruloyl esterase family alpha/beta hydrolase — protein: MRSIDGDASRRGSAAGFAAVGLAALVVLAGAPAASAGTAPAHCARLDRVAVPGAERQVKACLDDLTTAGTTVSGHTDPADWAGLHPAGAVNPKDVPGIQVDGYFPDTSTSNTTHGWNHDSQFVLRLPDNWNGGLVVTGTPGNREQYANDFTISDWALAKGYAYAVTDKGNVGVTFYKDGRKPGDAVAEWNDRVTQVAIAAKAVVAQRYGRLPKRTYAAGISNGGYLVRWQLENRAWLYDGGIDWEGTLWRVKGDNLVNYLPPALRAYPAGDTQAMYDAGFARGSEFLWPFHYQYYWDLTQRLYREELDPSFDGDTEAGTPFCSSGTPACDADYDYDAREPYAAVKKIGLTGRIGKPLITIHGTLDTLLPISRSGDVYADMVGEHRPFRYYRITDGTHVDSLYASYPDKLRPLLPCFRSAFETLEGWVERRQSPPPSATLPRPSTGDLPNECRLGV
- a CDS encoding alpha/beta fold hydrolase, which produces MRIENRPVPTGRITQNVLSVAGNDTESGEAVLFVHGNVSSSAFWRDTLLALAEAGHRPLAVDLRGFGDTEPAPVDATRGLRDYSDDVLALLDALGLDGVHLVGWSMGGGVVLQALRDRPSAVRSVTLVNPISPYGFGGTHGADGVLNHPDGTGGGAGGANPDFVKLLAAGDTSDDSPLSPRNVMRTTYVKPGTVIEDEDALVASMLSTRVGEDHYPGDAATSEEWPGVRPGTRGVLNSFAPTHFRLDDLHAIDPKPPVLWIRGEADVIVSDTSLFDLAHLGALGVVPGSPGTPAQPMVTQTRAVLERYGPYTEVVLDCGHSPHIERPAEFRTALSDHLKRS